From a single Arachis hypogaea cultivar Tifrunner chromosome 3, arahy.Tifrunner.gnm2.J5K5, whole genome shotgun sequence genomic region:
- the LOC140182799 gene encoding uncharacterized protein, whose amino-acid sequence MSYFAVVSNQGSYRATKHEFKLIFLFRTTVTTIPDDIIPKSCFSIYPFEDILQMSQDHDYLVDVIGLLTLVGEEKNYDRDGKTVKMVVVKLSSQKMMLRCALFGEYVDQLNDFLASGYVEQPVVIVQLAKIKLFRGQPGLQNVMKATKIYFNPDLSEVIDFRKRFVLSLPNYLYVAVLSLFFFYSVDVKLNSIY is encoded by the exons ATGAGTTATTTTGCTGTTGTTTCAAACCAAGGCTCTTATAGAGCTACAAAGCATGAGTTCAAACTCATTTTTCTATTTCGTACAACAGTGACAACAATTCCTGATGATATAATACCCAAGTCTTGTTTTTCTATATATCCCTTTGAAGACATATTGCAAATGAGTCAGGATCATGACTATTTAGTTG ATGTAATTGGTCTTTTGACATTGGTTGGGGAAGAGAAAAACTATGACAGGGATGGTAAAACGGTTAAGATGGTTGTTGTCAAACTTTCTTCACAAAA GATGATGCTGCGATGCGCATTATTTGGAGAGTACGTGGACCAGTTAAATGATTTTCTTGCTTCTGGTTATGTTGAGCAACCGGTTGTCATTGTTCAACTTGCTAAGATTAAACTTTTTCGAG GTCAACCTGGTCTCCAGAATGTTATGAAAGCAACAAAAATTTACTTTAATCCTGATTTGTCAGAAgttattgattttcgaaaaaggttTGTGTTATCCCTCCCAAATTATCTCTATGTTGCggtcctttctttgtttttcttttattctgtTGATGTGAAACTGAATAGTATTTATTAA
- the LOC112791774 gene encoding uncharacterized protein produces the protein MQDGSFVIMGTITDIVEEGCWWYSTCVCGKAVYLESGVYFCDVCMHHVTNVIPRFRLKVAVSDHTGQGIFVLFDRETAYLLKKACADLFNEVQKEPTVLCGDSYPITFKTLEGKKVLLKVDTKSLGIDKYFGTFRVKRICDDPTISSMFELAENENEVTPVKDAHVPGIGLDIGEPSYTQPTSKDVKLSVLDKDESVPGLNDISIDMDANRKSVVPQVSGDNDENQVFSDEVGSLLNSGVEETQVTQSKFSIESNLLFNLLLHSIFSFYSLVVLFSIFLSV, from the exons ATGCAGGATGGGAGTTTTGTTATTATGGGTACTATCACTGATATTGTTGAAGAGGGCTGTTGGTGGTATTCCACTTGTGTGTGTGGAAAGGCAGTTTATCTTGAGTCTGGGGTCTATTTCTGTGATgtttgcatgcatcatgtgacAAATGTGATTCCAAG GTTCAGACTTAAAGTAGCAGTTTCTGATCATACTGGACAGGGCATATTCGTTTTGTTTGATCGTGAAACAGCTTATTTGCTTAAAAAAGCATGTGCTGACCTTTTTAATGAAGTCCAAAAGGAGCCAACT GTTCTGTGTGGAGATAGCTATCCTATTACATTTAAAACTTTAGAGGGTAAAAAAGTTTTACTAAAAGTAGATACCAAGTCCCTTGGTATAGACAAATACTTTGGAACCTTTCGTGTAAAAAGGATATGTGATGACCCAACTATTAGTTCTATGTTTGAGCTTGCTGAGAATGAGAACGAAGTGACACCTGTCAAg GATGCACATGTTCCTGGGATTGGTTTGGACATAGGTGAACCCTCTTATACACAGCCTACTTCAAAAGATGTTAAGCTTTCAGTCTTGGATAAGGATGAAAGTGTTCCTGGTCTTAATGACATTTCGATAGATATGGACGCTAATAGGAAATCTGTTGTTCCTCAAGTTTCTGGCGATAATGATGAGAATCAGGTCTTTAGTGATGAAGTTGGCTCATTGCTCAACTCAGGTGTTGAAGAAACTCAGGTCACACAGTCTAAATTTTCTATTGAATCAAATCTCTTATTCAATTTATTATTGCATtccattttctctttttattcatTGGTTgtgttgttttctatttttttatctgtCTAG